The nucleotide window ACCTTTTACCTGCGTAATGTTGAACAACTTGTGAAACAAACAAATTACATTCCTCTTCAAAGCGCAACTTATCGCCTTGTTGATTCAAAGCTGTATCGACATATCCTTGGTTCTTCCTTTGGTGGTAATATTCCTGTCGGATTAACTATTGGCCAGATACTAAACAAGTTTTGACGTTCATAAGAAGCCACAGTTCCGTTGACAGATTCTGTGTTGACCTAGAGACGATGGTGCATTAAATTGTCAGCTCCTGTAGCTTTTCATTTAATATTAACGAATGGACTTTGGCTTCATTCGTTAATGTGTTGATGTTGCTACCGTCGAGTGGTTTTTGCATCGCTATAGACCATTGATCAATTAATTCTTCTTCTGATATTGCATTGCTGAGCTCAGTGCACAAAATGCTTGAAAGTTCTGCCGCTGCCTTCACTTTTGGATCGTAACTCAGTGCACTTGTTGGTACACCTCCGACTGCTGCCAAAATCAGAGCATGCAGTCGCATCGCAATAACCATTTTGGATTGACTGAAAAGTTTTTGAACTTGTCTTATTGACTCTGCAGTAACTGTTGACGATCGCTTCTCCAGATTTGAAGGAACAATATTTTCTTGAGAAAGATGATGGAATAAATCGGAATCTTGATGTGCATGGAAGGCTAGCCAAATAACATGACAATCATGCATTTCACTCAATCGTGAGAGAGCATTCACCAGCTTCAGCCAACCCTTGTGATTAAGAAGCGGAGTAGGTCTCCAACATACGACCAGCGACTTGCCTGATCTCCAGGTCGGTGCTGGGTGAGTCCAAACAGGATCTGGCCCCATCTTCATTGGAACTTTCAACTTCCATTCAATCGCTTGCTTCATTGCGCCTGGATCTCTCCACGTAACAGAGCTAAGCGTTTTCAACGTTGTTCGAACCAGCAACCGACTGATCCTTCGCTTCAACGGTCCTAAGCCTTGACCCCATAGAAAAACAGGCTTCTGAAGACTCTTCGCGCACCAGATAAGGATGATGTAATACATCAAACTTCGGGTACTTGTTGCGTCCTGAAGCAAGCTTCCACCACCCAGAACCAGAGCATCAACGTTCCTCAATGCAGTCAGCACAGATTTCAACGATCGCCTGTTGACAGTTTCACTGCCTGGTGCCAAGGCTTCCACTGCCTTTTGATCATTTGCCGTGATCACTGGGATCCATTGCCCCTGGATTTGACTCAAGAGAACGGCGAGTAGCGCATCGTCGCCAAGATTATGTTCTCCGTAGTATCCACAAATCAGGATCCTGCGTCGGCTGCCATTGCTTAAGTGCGCCACAGAATTCCTTTCGCTGCAATCCATTATCGAATGGCAGTGCCATTACGGTATAGAGATTCGATCACTTGTCATGCACGAACTGTCCCTTGGAACCTGGTGGATTCACTGGGCATCTGTTGTTGAGTGGCTTGCTGCCATCGTTCTGATCCAACGCCGTTTCCCTGGACCCAGGTTTGCCGGTGCAAGCCTGTTCGGCCTAGCCATGATTCCAGCACTGATCAGTGCGATGGCGGCATGCACCTGGCACCTCTACGACAATTCTGAATCATTGCGGTGGTTGGTCACGCTTCAGGCATTCACCACCCTGATCGGCAATTGTTGTCTCGCCTTGGCAGCAGCGAACAGTCATGCAGAATCGCGTCCCGCATCTCCAGTGTTGGAGGAGCAGTGATGGGCAACTTTGATCCGGCACCCATTTTTGCGCTTTCACTTTTTCCGTATCTCTTCTTCCTGAACAAACTTGGAAGCAACGGCTGGTTCAACCGGCTTGTGCGCGTTGGCTTTCAACTCACACTTCTATTCGTTGGCGTCACCATCGTTGCTGCGATTGTGGCTCAGGTTCGCTTTCAAGCCGAACTCGTTGCCATCGATCCCCTTCATGGCGGTGCTGAAGCCTTCCTCACTTTCAGCAACGCTCTGATCGTGGCTGGTCTTCTCAGAGTTGATCTGCCAAAGCGATGAATATCTCTTACGAGAGGTGGGCTTAGGCTGTGTAAACGCTGAAGATAAAGCGTCGCCTGTTTACAGAATGTTCCTGTCCCTCCTGGCCATCACCCCTGCATCCGTGACCTGGACACCCAAGGTTGCTCTGGTGATGATCATCTGCAATGTGATTGCGATCGCTATCGGCAAGGCCACGATCAAGTATCCCAACGAAGGCGCGAAAATGCCCAGTGCATCCTTCTTCGGTGGGATGAGCCATGGTGCCATGCTGGGCTGCACCAGCTTCGGCCATCTGCTCGGAATGGGTGCCATCCTCGGCCTTTCAACCCGCGGCGTTTTCTGATCAATTGATGAACTCAGGAGGGCACTGTCCCTCCTGAGTCTTTAGCTCTCAACGACGGTCACACTCGGGTTCTGGATGAAAGGAGTGACCGATGCTCCTTTTGGACGCTGAACAAACGTCAAGATCGTTTCTGCCATCTGTGCGGGTGTCAGACCCAGCTTTTCGAAACTCTGCTGAGGGGTTGCATGATCAACAAGAACATCCGGGATTCCCAACCGCAGGATTGAGGGCTTGATGTCTGCGTCACTGAGTGACTCCGTGACAGCAGATCCGAATCCCCCTGACAACGTCCCCTCTTCAATGGTGACAACCTTGCCGATTCGTTGTGCCAGTGGATGCAGCAGCTCATCATCCAGAGGCCTGAGGAACCGCGCATTCACAACCGTGCTCTCCACCCCTTGAACAGCCAGCAGTTCGGCGGTCGCCATCGCTTTTGAGTTCATGGCTCCGTACGCCACGATCAGAAGATCGTTACCTTCGCGAAGCAGTTCGCCTCGACCAATCGGCAGTGGTTCCCAGCCCTCTTCCATCAGCGGTACTCCTTCACCCGGTCCACGAGGGATCCGAATGGCACAGGGCCCTGGATGCTGGAGGCTGCTCACCAGCATTCGTTGCAATTCGGCTTCATCTTTGGGAGCCATCACTGTGAAGTTAGGAATGGCCCGCAGGTAACTGATGTCGTACTGACCCTGATGCGTCGGGCCATCGGCACCAACAATGCCGGCGCGATCGAGCACAAACGTGACAGGAAGATTCTGAATCCCCACATCGTGGATCATTTGATCGAAGGCTCTCTGCAGAAACGTGCTGTAAATCGCGACGACCGGTCGAAGTCCATCACAAGCCATACCTGCAGCAAGCGTCACAGCATGCTGTTCTGCGATACCAACATCAACATATTGATCTGGCACAGCTTTTTGCAGCAAATCCAGTCCAGTTCCAGTTGCCATCGCTGCAGTAATGCCAACCACCTTGGAATTCTGTTCGCAGATTTTCACAAGTGTCTGCCCAAACACCTTGCTATAGCTAGGAGGTTTTGGGGTTTTGCTTGGACGTGCCTTACCGGTTCCAAGGTCAAATGCCGACTGAGCGTGATAGCCGACCTGATCAGCTTCCGCATAGGGATAACCCTTGCCTTTTGTGGTGATCACATGCACGAGAACAGGGCCGCCGATGCGATGCGCTGCCTGGAACGTGCGGATCATTTCCGCCATGTCATGGCCATCAATGGGTCCCATGTAGGTGAAACCCAGCTCTTCAAAAACAGCGCCGACCTTTGGCACCGCCAGTCGCCGCATGCTTTCTTTCAACCGATTCAGCTCCGGAGGTAAATCGCCGCCCATGAATGGAAGATGGCGCATGCTTTCTTCCACACTCCCGGATAGGAACTGCATCGGCGGGCTCAGTCGCATCCGATTCAGGTGGCTTGACAATGCTCCGACCGGAGGAGAGATCGACATGTCGTTGTCATTGAGCACCACAAGGAAGGGGCTGTGAGGCATATGCCCGGCATGGTTGATGGCTTCGAGGGCCATTCCGCCGGTCAAAGCGCCATCCCCGATCACTGCGACACACTTGTGGTCTAAACCCTGCCTGTCGCGGGCCATCGCCATCCCGAGAGCTGCAGAAATCGATGTGCTGGCGTGCCCAGCTCCGAAATGGTCGAACTCACTTTCACAGCGCTTGAGGTATCCAGCCACCCCCCCCTGCTGACGGAGAGAGTCGAACTCGGCGTAGCGCCCTGTGATCAACTTGTGCGGGTAAGCCTGATGGCCTACATCCCACACCACCCGATCCTTGTCCAGATCAAGAGTTTGATAAAGAGCAAGCGTCAGTTCAACAACGCCCAAGCCGGGGCCAAGATGCCCTCCGCTATTGGACACAACCTCGAGATGGCGTTGTCTGATTTGTTCGGCAACGTCTTGGAGCTCTGCAACAGAGAGTCCATGCAGCTCATTGGGATGGGCTAAGTCGCTCAGGTGCATGGGCCCGATTCTGATTCAGGCAATCTACGGGCCCTCCTTACCAGCCGCGACAACCGCTCAGTTGTCACACTGGGAAGATGGACGACTATCTCCAAAGGATTCTTCGTGCGCGGGTCTACGACGTTGCCCGTGAAACCCCCCTCGACGCTGCCAGCAATCTCAGTCGCCGGCTCTCCAACACCATCCGTCTTAAGCGGGAGGATCTTCAGCCGGTTTTTTCGTTCAAACTTCGCGGGGCTTACAACCGGATGGCCCAGCTGTCCGAAGAGGAGCTGAGTCGTGGGGTCATCGCCTCCAGTGCTGGAAACCACGCTCAGGGTGTCGCTCTCAGTGCTTCCCATCTCCACTGTCGGGCGGTGATTGTGATGCCGGTCACCACTCCAAGTGTGAAGGTCGAGGCCGTGAAGCAGCTGGGGGGCGAAGTGGTTCTCCATGGCGAGACCTATGACGAGGCCTATGCCGAGGCATGCCGGCGCAGCGAAAATGAGCATCTCTGCTTCATCCATCCTTTCGATGACCCTGATGTCATCGCCGGCCAAGGAACAGTTGGGATGGAAATCCTTCGCCAAAGCCCCCGCCCTCCCGATGCCATCTACATCGCCATCGGTGGGGGAGGTTTGATCAGTGGAATAGCGGCCTATGTCAAGGCCCTCTGGCCCGATGTTCAGATCATTGGTGTTGAACCACATGACGCTGCTGCAATGACCCTTTCACTGGAGGCCGGTGAACGCATTCGACTTCCACAGGTCGGATTGTTCGCAGATGGTGTGGCCGTACGCGAGGTCGGTGAACACACCTTCCGCCTGGTCCAGCGTTATGTGGATGCGATCGTTACGGTCAGTACCGACGAGATCTGTGCTGCGATCAAGGATGTCTTTGAAGACACCCGATCCATTCTCGAGCCGGCGGGGGCTCTTGCGGTTGCAGGCTTAAAAGCGGATGTCGCCCGTCGCGGACTGAAAGATCAAGAGCTGGTGGCCGTCGCCTGCGGCGCCAACATGAATTTCGATCGGCTGCGCTTTGTGGCGGAGCGAGCTGAATTGGGTGAGGAGCGTGAGGCCATGCTGGCCGTGGAGATCCCGGAACAGCCGGGAAGCCTGAAGAATCTTTGTGAGCTTCTCCAGAAGCGAAGCTTGACGGAGTTCAGCTACCGCATGGGTGCTGGAGAACGTGCGCATATTTTCATGGGTGTGCAGGTTGCCGATCTGCAGGATCGTTCGGATCTTCTGAACTCCCTACGCAGTCACGGATACGACTGTCTTGATCTCAGTGACGATGAACTTGCGAAGGTTCACCTCCGACACATGGTGGGTGGGCGTCTGCCAGTCCGGACTGATGCGACGTCTTCACAACCCAAGGAGCTCCTCTATCGCTTCGAGTTCCCAGAGCGACCCGGAGCGCTCATGCGCTTTGTGAGTGCCTTGCGTGCGGACTGGTCCATCAGCATTTTCCACTACCGGAACCATGGAGCAGATGTCGGTCGCATTGTGGTGGGCGTACTGGTGAAGCCCGATGAACTTCAAGACTGGCAAGCAGTGTTGAGAGAGCTCGGCTACGCCAGCTGGGAAGAAACATCCAATCCCGCCTACCGCATCTTTCTGGGTGCCTGATGGCCTTTAGGCATGCGCACGTTACTTTGAATCATCAGGTTGAAAGGTGGTGATTTGAGTGACGCCAAGTTGCCTCTGGTCTCGGGTTTTGAGCATCCGACCGAACAGGCTCTCTCTTTACCGGCTCGTTTGGAGGCCATCCTTTATTTAAAGGGGCGTCCACTCACTCTCCAAGAAGTGGCAGACCTCTCCGGTGTATCTGTTTCTGAAGCGGAGCAGGGGTTGCTCGTTTTGATTGCTGGTTACGCGCAAAGGGATACAGCGTTGGAGATCAACCACGCCAACGGCCGCTACGGCCTTCAACTCAGACCAGGTTTGGGCGATCTGGTAAGAGACCTTCTTCCCGTTGACCTTTCAACAGCTGCTCTGAGAACACTGGCCACGATCGCCTTGAAAAAGCGCATCCTGCAGTCGGACCTGGTGGATCTGCGCGGATCCGGTGCCTATGACCACATCAAGGAACTGGTTAGTCAGAATTTCATCGAGCGCAAGCGCCAGAGTGATGGTCGGTCGTTTTGGATCACGCTGACTGAGAAGTTTCATCGAACCTTTTCCGTGCTTCCTGAAATCGGCGGCACTGAACCGCCTCAAGCTGCATAGAGTTCGTTGAGTCCTTCCACTCCCATGGCTATCGAGTTGGTGTCCACCACGCTCCAAGTGTTGGCGCAGACCCTGCAGATTTACTCGCTGGTGCTGATTGTGCGCGTGCTCCTCAGCTGGTTTCCCAATATCGATTGGAGCAATCCTGTTCTGAGCACCGTGAGCTCGATCACCGATCCTTATCTCAATGCCTTTCGCGGCTTGATCCCTCCACTGGGCGGACTCGACCTATCGGCCATTCTTGCCTTCTTCGCGCTCAGCCTGATGCAGCAACTTCTCGTTTCCGCCAGCTATTCGTTTGCTGGCGGGTTTGGCAGCATCGGCTGAGTCTTTCAGCGATGGTCTCCATCGCCGTGCAAGGTTCCCCGTCGAGAACGGCTGTTTAGTTTCTCGATGTTCTTTTCCGCCACGTCTTCGAGGGTCATCCCCAGTTCCGTACAGAGCTGCGCGATGTACCAGAGCACATCTCCCAGCTCTAGAGCGAGGTCTTGCTTGAAGTTCTGGTCGACAAGGCCGTCACGGTCCCGGATCAGTTTCTTGACTTTGTCAGCCACCTCTCCGGCCTCCCCTGCGAGCCCCAGCGTTGGATAAATCAGATTGTTTCCAAGATCGGGATATCGGGCAGTAGCCCTTGATTCCCGCTGATAGTCACTGAGATGCACGTTGATGGAGCGTCAATGGGCTTGACGGTAGATTCCGCTGGTTTGTGGCGCCAAGAATGGCCGTGATCGATCTGAACCGTAGAACCAAGATCGTTGCCACGATCGGCCCAGCAACCGAAAGCGCCGAGCGGATCCGTGAGCTGATTCAGGCTGGTGCCACAACCTTCCGTTTGAATTTTTCCCACGGAGATCACAGCGAACATGCCACCCGGATGGCCACGATCCGTCAGGTGGCCCATGAGCTTGGTGTTCATATCGGCATCCTCCAGGATCTTCAGGGTCCGAAAATCAGGCTCGGGCGTTTCGAGGAAGGACCGATCACCCTTGGAAAGGGTGATCATTTCTCACTCACTTCCAAGAAGGTGCGCTGCAACCAAACGGTTGCCACCGTGACTTACGACAAGCTTGCTGATGAGGTCACCGCAGGCAGCCGCATCCTTCTTGATGACGGACGCGTCGAGATGCGTGTGGACAGGGTGGATCTCGCTGATCAGACCCTCCATTGCGTCGTCACCGTTGGTGGCGTGCTCTCGAATAACAAAGGAGTGAATTTTCCAGACGTGCAGCTCTCAGTGCGTGCACTGACCCCCAAAGATCGTCAGGATCTCGCATTCGGTCTTCAGCAGGGTGTCGACTGGGTAGCCCTGAGTTTCGTGCGCAATCCTTCGGATATGCAGGAGATTCGAGAACTGATTCGTAAACATGGCTTCACCACTCCGGTGGTGGCAAAGATCGAGAAATTCGAAGCGATCGACCAGATAGATGCGATCTTGCCGCTGTGCGATGGGGTCATGGTGGCTCGCGGAGATCTCGGGGTTGAGATGCCTGCTGAAGAAGTTCCTCTGCTCCAGAAGGATCTGATTCACAAGGCGAACAGCCTGGGAATCCCAATCATCACGGCAACCCAGATGCTCGACTCGATGGCATCAAGCCCAAGACCCACCCGAGCCGAGGTGAGTGATGTGGCCAACGCGATCCTGGATGGAACCGACGCGGTGATGCTCTCGAATGAAACCGCCGTCGGGGACTTTCCCGTTGAAGCCGTTGAAACGATGGCGACGATTGCACGTCGGATCGAACGGGACTACCCGCAGCGACCCATTGATACTCACTTGCCCAGCACGATCCCCAACGCAATCAGCGGAGCCGTGAGCAGCATTGCGCGACAACTGAATGCCGCAGCGATTCTCCCTCTCACCAAAAGTGGCGCCACAGCTCACAACGTGAGCAAATTTCGGCCATCCACTCCGATTCTCGCCATCACATCGGAAGTGGCCGTCGCCCGCAAACTGCAACTGGTCTGGGGTGTCACCCCCTTGCTGATCGAAACGCAGAAGAGCACGACAGCAACATTCACCTTGGCGATGGGTGTCGCCCAGGAGATGGGGGTGCTCAAAGACGGTGATCTCTGCGTTCAGACGGCCGGAACCCTCGCTGGTGTGAGCGGTTCCACGGATCTGATCAAGGTCGGGATCGTGAGTGCCGTGCTCGGACGAGGAACCGGGATTGGAAATGGTTCGATCAGTGGCAAGGTCCGCATTGCACGCACCGCCAGCGACTGCGCACGGCTAGAGCCTGGAGAAATCCTTGTCGCCAGTGACACCAATGCTGATTACCTCGATGCGTTCCGTGAGGCCGCTGCGATCATCACTGAATGTGGAGGTGAAGAGTCGCATGCTGCAGTGATTGCCCGTCGGCTCGGCCTCTCCGTGATCACTGGCGTCGCCAATGCAACCAGGGATCTGCGTGAAGGTGAGGTAGTGACTCTCCATATCAAGGAAGGTGCTGTGCATCGCGGCACTGGCAGCAACATGCTGATGAAACTCGACACCATGCTTTAAGCACGAACAGAAGAATGGCGAGCAACCTGCCAATCGCCGAAACAGTCGGGATGGCTCTCACCACGCTGAGAGCCAATCGCCTTCGGAGCCTGCTGACCATGCTTGGCATCGTGATCGGTAATGCATCCGTGATCACCCTCGTTGGAGTGGGACGAGGCGCACAAAATCTGGCTGAAAGTCAGCTCAGCACCCTTGGTGCCAATGTGCTTTTTGTCGTTCCCGGCAACAACGACACCCGCAGGCAAGGTGTGGCGTTTCCGAAAACGCTTGTTCTGGAAGATGCTGAAGCAATTGCGGAGCAGGTCCCAAGCGTGAAGCGGGTAGCACCGCAGATCAATGCCAACGAAGTGGTCCAAGCTGGAGCGAGAAGCAACACCGCCGCAATCTTCGGAGTCACGCCAGAATTTCTTCCTGTGAGAAGTTTTGAAGTATCCAGAGGACGTTTCATCACGGATCAGGACGTCCAAGCTGCACGCAGCGTCGTGGTCATTGGCCCTGATCTGCGCAACAAACTGTTCCCCAATGGCGGTTCCATTGGGCAAACCCTGCGGATCCGTGATCAGAGTTTCACGGTGATCGGCGTGATGGCACCGAAGGGTGCTGTCTTCGGCTCCAATCAGGATGAAAACGCTTACATCCCCCTCTCCACCATGGTGAGCCGGCTGACCGGTCGTGATCCCACCTATGGCGTCAGTTTGAGTTTCATCAGTGCTGAAGCTATTTCAGAGCAGAGCACTGGCGCTGCAAAGTTCCAAATCTCCAACCTTCTTCGGCAGAGGCACAAGATTCTTCGCAGCGATGACTTTGCGGTGCGATCCCAGAAGGACGCCCTGACGATTGTTGGAACCATCACCGGAGGCCTCACCCTCATGCTGGGAGCGATCGGTGGTGTCTCGCTTCTAGTGGGTGGAATCGGAATCATGAACATCATGCTGGTGTCGGTCAGTGAACGCACTGAGGAGATCGGTCTGAGAAAAGCGCTCGGAGCCAGAAGTTCCGATGTTCTGCGTCAGTTCCTTGTCGAATCTCTCGTTCTGGCAAGCCTCGGCGGTGTGATCGGCACGGCAGCCGGTTATGGAGCCATTGCATTGGTCGCTGCATTCACTCCCCTGCCGGCCGCCATCGGCGCATCCACAGTTTTTGTCACCGTTGGGTTATCGGGATCCATCGGTCTATTTTTCGGAGTTGTACCGGCCAGACGAGCAGCTCGACTTGACCCGATCACGGCGTTGCGGAGTCTTTAGTGGGATCTGCGTCTGCAGTTCAACACCTGCAGCTCTTACGATCTTCGAATTGGTACGAGAACCATGAACCAACGCTGGCGCCAGATCCTTCTTTGGGGTCTTCCAATCACGATTGCACTGGTGCTGGCTTGGCAGGTACTCGGGAGCGGTGGTCTCAATAGCCTGAAGCCCGGAGGTCCAACCGTTGCACCGCGGAATACCGCAGTTGCTCGCATGAGCTACGGACGCTTCCTTGATTACGTCGCAGCGGGTCGTGTCACGTCTGTTGATATCTACGACGGCGGTCGTGATGCTGTCGTAGAAGCTGTCGACCCAGATCTCGATAACCGAGTTCAACGCCTGAGAGTTGATCTTCCTGGGCTTGCTCCTGAACTCATCAACACACTCAAAGCCGAAGGCATCAGCTTTGACATTCACCCACCCAAAACAGCTCCACCGGCCCTAGGCCTTCTCGGGAATCTTCTGTTTCCTCTGCTCCTGATCGGATCGTTGATCTTCCTGGCTCGACGTTCCAACAACATGCCTGGCGGCCCTGGTCAAGCCATGCAGTTCGGAAAAACCAAAGCCCGCTTCGCAATGGAAGCAGAAACCGGCGTGATGTTTGACGATGTCGCCGGTGTGAATGAGGCGAAGCAGGATCTTGAGGAGGTTGTGACCTTCCTGAAGCAGCCTGAGAAGTTCACGTCTGTTGGTGCTCAAATTCCAAAGGGTGTGCTGCTGGTTGGCCCTCCAGGAACCGGCAAGACCCTGCTCGCCAAAGCCATTGCTGGAGAGGCTGGGGTTCCGTTTTTCTCTCTTTCCGGCTCGGAGTTCGTCGAGATGTTCGTGGGCGTTGGTGCCAGCCGCGTCCGCGATCTATTCAAGCGAGCCAAAGAGAACAGCCCGTGCCTGATCTTTATTGATGAAATCGATGCCGTGGGTCGGCAGAGAGGAGCGGGTATTGGTGGAGGGAATGATGAACGTGAACAGACCCTCAACCAGCTGCTCACAGAAATGGATGGTTTCGAGGGCAACAGTGGAATCATCATCATTGCCGCGACCAATCGTCCCGACGTTCTTGACTCAGCGTTGATGCGTCCCGGTCGTTTCGATCGTCAAGTGACTGTTGACGCCCCTGATATCAAAGGTCGACTGTCCATCCTGGAAGTTCATTCCAGAAACAAGAAACTCGATCCTGACCTTTCACTCGACAGCATTGCCAGACGGACACCAGGATTCACAGGTGCAGATCTTGCCAACCTTCTCAACGAAGCAGCGATCCTGACCGCCCGCCGTCGTAAGGAAACCATCAGCCTTTCCGAGATCGACGACGCCGTTGACAGAATCATTGCCGGAATGGAAGGTCAACCTCTGACCGATGGTCGAAGCAAAAGATTGATTGCTTACCACGAAGTTGGTCATGCGCTGGTGGGCACCCTGGTGAAGGATCACGACCCTGTTCAAAAAGTCACCTTGATTCCAAGGGGACAAGCCCAGGGTCTGACCTGGTTCTCTCCGGATGAGGAGCAGATGCTGGTGTCTCGCTCTCAGCTCAAAGCTCGGATCATGGGTGCACTTGGTGGCCGAGCAGCCGAAGATGTTGTTTTCGGTCGTGCAGAAGTCACCACTGGAGCGGGTGGTGACATTCAGCAGGTCGCGTCGATGGCGCGCCAGATGGTGACTCGATTTGGCATGAGCAACCTTGGTCCCATGTCTCTTGAAGGTGGGAGTCAGGAAGTTTTCCTTGGCCGCGATCTGATGACGCGGAGTGATGTTTCGGAAGCTATTTCAAAACAAGTTGATGATCAGGTGCGCAGCATTGTGATGCAGTGCTATCAAGAAACACTTGAGCTGGTGGGAGCTCAAAGGGAGGTGATGGATGATCTGGTCGAATTGCTTATTGAGAAAGAAACGCTGGATGGAGATGAGTTTCGTGAACTTGTTGCCAAAGTGACTGAGATTCCCGAAAAAGATCGTTTCTCTCCCGTTCTTAGCTAAAAGTTAACCTCCGGATTCCATGATGGTTTTTTAAGTTGATCTATGGAATCCGGAGGTGGAACACATTCTCCACTTGAGAGCTTTAGTAGTTATCGAGGAAATGATTGGTCACCAGAGCGCTTAGTTTTCCATCAGAATTTGGAGCAATTTGCTGAGCGTGTTGGTTTAATCGTTGGCTTGCAGGCCAATGGAAAAATTGAACAAAGCGAAGCCTACGCTGAAATCAAAGTTCTATGGAATGAGTTGCGCTCTAGCAAAAAAGACTTATCTATTTAGAACAACATAATAAACCCATTCAGACAGCTTTTAATTGCCTGAATGGGTTTGTAGATTAAACAGAGTGAACGGGTCTTTTGTCAATCACACTATCGATTAATCCATAGTCAGCTGCTTCGTGTGGAGACATAAAGAAATCACGGTCTGTGTCTTCCTGGATTTTCTCCAAAGGCTGGGATGTGCGCTCAGCCAGCTCTTGGTTAAGACGATTTTTCAAAAATAGAATTTCATCGGCTTGGATTCTGATATCACTTGCTTGGCCGCGAGCACCACCCAGAGGTTGGTGAATCATGATCCGAGAATGACGAAGGCTACTCCTTTTCCCCTTAGCACCTGCACAAAGCAGAAAAGCTCCCATGCTCGCCGCGAGACCGACACAGACTGTCTGAACATCAGGCTTAATGTGCTGCATCGTGTCAAAAATTCCCAGTCCGTCGTAAACGGATCCACCTGGTGAATTGATATACAAGAAAATATCTTTCTCCGGATCCTCAGCTTCTAAAAACAACAGTTGAGCAACAATGCGGTTGGCGGATTCACTTGTGACAGCTTCTCCAAGGAAGATGATGCGCTCCCGCAACAAACGGGAATAGATGTCGAAGGCTCTTTCCCCGCGCCCGGATTCCTCGATCACGATGGGGATCATGCTGCTCTTGCACACTGACTCAATCCTAACGGCGGCATCGGCAGCGCTATGGTCATGCCTTGAATCAACTGCAGAAAACCTTGACAGGGCTTCGGACGATCGCAGACAGCAAAAGAGCGTTTCACGCAGCCTTTCCCTACGTGATTCCATCGCTCTACCGACGCACTGCCGATGAGTTGCTTGTGGAACTGCATCTGCTCAGC belongs to Synechococcus sp. WH 7805 and includes:
- the csaB gene encoding polysaccharide pyruvyl transferase CsaB; this encodes MAHLSNGSRRRILICGYYGEHNLGDDALLAVLLSQIQGQWIPVITANDQKAVEALAPGSETVNRRSLKSVLTALRNVDALVLGGGSLLQDATSTRSLMYYIILIWCAKSLQKPVFLWGQGLGPLKRRISRLLVRTTLKTLSSVTWRDPGAMKQAIEWKLKVPMKMGPDPVWTHPAPTWRSGKSLVVCWRPTPLLNHKGWLKLVNALSRLSEMHDCHVIWLAFHAHQDSDLFHHLSQENIVPSNLEKRSSTVTAESIRQVQKLFSQSKMVIAMRLHALILAAVGGVPTSALSYDPKVKAAAELSSILCTELSNAISEEELIDQWSIAMQKPLDGSNINTLTNEAKVHSLILNEKLQELTI
- a CDS encoding DUF2499 domain-containing protein; translation: MHELSLGTWWIHWASVVEWLAAIVLIQRRFPGPRFAGASLFGLAMIPALISAMAACTWHLYDNSESLRWLVTLQAFTTLIGNCCLALAAANSHAESRPASPVLEEQ
- a CDS encoding DUF3593 domain-containing protein gives rise to the protein MGNFDPAPIFALSLFPYLFFLNKLGSNGWFNRLVRVGFQLTLLFVGVTIVAAIVAQVRFQAELVAIDPLHGGAEAFLTFSNALIVAGLLRVDLPKR
- the psaK gene encoding photosystem I reaction center subunit PsaK: MFLSLLAITPASVTWTPKVALVMIICNVIAIAIGKATIKYPNEGAKMPSASFFGGMSHGAMLGCTSFGHLLGMGAILGLSTRGVF
- the dxs gene encoding 1-deoxy-D-xylulose-5-phosphate synthase — translated: MHLSDLAHPNELHGLSVAELQDVAEQIRQRHLEVVSNSGGHLGPGLGVVELTLALYQTLDLDKDRVVWDVGHQAYPHKLITGRYAEFDSLRQQGGVAGYLKRCESEFDHFGAGHASTSISAALGMAMARDRQGLDHKCVAVIGDGALTGGMALEAINHAGHMPHSPFLVVLNDNDMSISPPVGALSSHLNRMRLSPPMQFLSGSVEESMRHLPFMGGDLPPELNRLKESMRRLAVPKVGAVFEELGFTYMGPIDGHDMAEMIRTFQAAHRIGGPVLVHVITTKGKGYPYAEADQVGYHAQSAFDLGTGKARPSKTPKPPSYSKVFGQTLVKICEQNSKVVGITAAMATGTGLDLLQKAVPDQYVDVGIAEQHAVTLAAGMACDGLRPVVAIYSTFLQRAFDQMIHDVGIQNLPVTFVLDRAGIVGADGPTHQGQYDISYLRAIPNFTVMAPKDEAELQRMLVSSLQHPGPCAIRIPRGPGEGVPLMEEGWEPLPIGRGELLREGNDLLIVAYGAMNSKAMATAELLAVQGVESTVVNARFLRPLDDELLHPLAQRIGKVVTIEEGTLSGGFGSAVTESLSDADIKPSILRLGIPDVLVDHATPQQSFEKLGLTPAQMAETILTFVQRPKGASVTPFIQNPSVTVVES
- the ilvA gene encoding threonine ammonia-lyase, biosynthetic, translated to MDDYLQRILRARVYDVARETPLDAASNLSRRLSNTIRLKREDLQPVFSFKLRGAYNRMAQLSEEELSRGVIASSAGNHAQGVALSASHLHCRAVIVMPVTTPSVKVEAVKQLGGEVVLHGETYDEAYAEACRRSENEHLCFIHPFDDPDVIAGQGTVGMEILRQSPRPPDAIYIAIGGGGLISGIAAYVKALWPDVQIIGVEPHDAAAMTLSLEAGERIRLPQVGLFADGVAVREVGEHTFRLVQRYVDAIVTVSTDEICAAIKDVFEDTRSILEPAGALAVAGLKADVARRGLKDQELVAVACGANMNFDRLRFVAERAELGEEREAMLAVEIPEQPGSLKNLCELLQKRSLTEFSYRMGAGERAHIFMGVQVADLQDRSDLLNSLRSHGYDCLDLSDDELAKVHLRHMVGGRLPVRTDATSSQPKELLYRFEFPERPGALMRFVSALRADWSISIFHYRNHGADVGRIVVGVLVKPDELQDWQAVLRELGYASWEETSNPAYRIFLGA
- the scpB gene encoding SMC-Scp complex subunit ScpB — its product is MSDAKLPLVSGFEHPTEQALSLPARLEAILYLKGRPLTLQEVADLSGVSVSEAEQGLLVLIAGYAQRDTALEINHANGRYGLQLRPGLGDLVRDLLPVDLSTAALRTLATIALKKRILQSDLVDLRGSGAYDHIKELVSQNFIERKRQSDGRSFWITLTEKFHRTFSVLPEIGGTEPPQAA
- a CDS encoding YggT family protein — protein: MAIELVSTTLQVLAQTLQIYSLVLIVRVLLSWFPNIDWSNPVLSTVSSITDPYLNAFRGLIPPLGGLDLSAILAFFALSLMQQLLVSASYSFAGGFGSIG
- a CDS encoding nucleoside triphosphate pyrophosphohydrolase family protein — encoded protein: MHLSDYQRESRATARYPDLGNNLIYPTLGLAGEAGEVADKVKKLIRDRDGLVDQNFKQDLALELGDVLWYIAQLCTELGMTLEDVAEKNIEKLNSRSRRGTLHGDGDHR